The genomic stretch aaataacctAATAGTGCGGTTAAACCAAGACACTGCAAACCTAATACTTAACCCAGAGTCCTTTAAGGCTCTGACCcgacctaaccctaaacccaacatctcgcgagatttggccgtagctgtatcccctctAACCAGAACCTGTCCCTTCACGACCCAACCAATATTTCTTTATGCACTTGCTCCATCTAGTGGTCATTTTCGGCTTATGCTACGAATAACCAAAACCacaaatttttgtttgtttgtttgaaataaCACTACAGCCTAACACTGAAAGAAAACTCTTAAGTTGGTGATAAACTCTTTATCAAAATtgaacaaaaaaatcaacatcTGGTACCTGTAAAAATCTCCATTTGGTTCGAACACTAGAATAAAGTTTAAAGCAGTACCACATATGCAAAAAAAGGAAAGATAAAGTGTACACCTTGTTAATGAAACGCACACTCAAAAAGAAAAACGTCCTGTATAAAGAGACAGTATACAAAGCCTACTGACCTCTGTAAACAGATGTCAATTTCCAGCAATATATTAGCATCGAACATTTTGCAATGTTACATTTATGAGTCCACAAACACGACATAGGCACTGTCAGGAAATTTGTGCAGCTACAGAAGATAAACCTTTGTCCTGTCTTCTTGAAATAGAAGCAGATTCAAAGATTGTGTCAAATCCCACATACGTAAACTACACTTTAAACcagtgttcttcaaccctggtcctggaggacccCCCTCCAGAAAGCCCCAGATGTAGCCCCACTCAAAACACCTGAACCAACTCATtagcctccttccagaatgtctccCTTACAAGCTGCTAAGTTAAAACAGGTGTGTCGATTAAGGAGACATCCAAAACACTCTGGAAGGGtgtcctccaggaccagggcCGAAGACCACTGCTCCAAACAGTTGCCTATTATATTTGGCTGTGAAAAATACAGCTACTACTGGAGTGTCATTGAAATGTAAGGCTGATGAAAGATTTGCAATGACAGCTGAACACGCTTCTTCATTGTACCCCCACACACTCATGCAAAGGAATAGGGGGGCAGCCAACTCTTATGCCCTTTGTACCTAAAAAATAGCATATACCTAAGAAAATCAAACTAAACTCTCAAATCCCCTCCCAAAATTATCATCACACAACAAACATTTTGGGATTGTGCATAGTCAAAGTCTAAAGAGAGCGTGTTGCGCTCACAGCAGCCGTTCAGCTTTCCCCTGAGTGTTTGATCAAATGAGTGTAATGAAGTAAATACAGTAAAACTAATCCAACATACTGTATCTTAACACTGAATCAACCAACAACAAACATGAACTGGGTTGTCACTGCATGTGGCATGTACATGTGGAGCAGTAAAACACAAAGAAaaacagcattgtgtttacaCTGTAGTGAAGTAAAACTAGTACACTCGACTCTATGTAAAAGTTTACAAAACTAAAATATGCATTCCATTGAAAAATGAAATTGTGGGTCACAAATATTAGCTTGGTCACATAATTCGACCCAATAAAGTCTCTGTACCGTATCTACAGCCTTACATTCATCAAACCATTAcatcatgttttaaatgtatttctggTCGTAACACTTAAACAGAGGATTCCACCTCTGGATTTCCGGCACCGTTCCTTGGCGTTGACTTCAGAGTGCTCATTTTCTCTGTCCCATTACTGGACCCTGTATTTGACTTTATAGAGCTAGGACCTtgctcatcttcatcatcatcatcttcgtcAGTGTCTGGGTAGATGACAAGGAACGCTGCAGCAATGAAAGCAAGAAAGGAGCCACCTGATGCCACCATGGGGATCACCCTTACCGAACCAACAGCATCTACAACCGAACCAAGTGCAGATGCAACAGAGATCTGAGCGATGTACACCTGACAGGTCAGGATGGCACAGTCGATGCCAAAACCTCTCCGGGAGTTACCAGGGCTGTGGTGAACATACTATGACAAGAAATAAAAGATGAAAAATGCTTGTTAAagaactgattaaaacattttgcatTGTTAAAGCTAATATATAGTTTAAGGATGTTAAGGTTTTTCTATATGCATCATTTTTATTTGAGGAGCTTAGATGCAAAACTCCTCAACCTGTAAGTGcgcatgttttcttgtaaatgagatTCTTTTTTAATCAGACTCTCAATAGAGTGCCAAAAAAGTGATATTTATGAGTACCCTGAGGTCAGGATTAAGGGGTTTTGaagcaaatttattttatgaacgTATACtatgtgccgagagcatttggttaataccattatctcatttttgaccgaggtggcatttagtggcatttgcatctgagctcttcatatccACTGTTTAGTGTAACATTAATTTCCACTAATGTggaaaagtttttaaatgacagGATACAGACCTCTTTGATTTCATGGTACTGTCCCAGCAGAGAATAAGGGCAGTATGACATGCTCATGACGATCATTCCCATTGTGCTTATCATCACCATGGCGACATATACATTTGGAAAGATGGCCATGGTGGCTGTGCCAACAGCAAAGCCTAGAGTCCCCAACATGTAGATGATTTTTGTGCTCAGGTCGTACCTGTCGAGAATCCTCTGAAGCACATCTGAAAAACAGGTTGATGATTTGTTTAAACAGCAGTGTGAATTGCAAGCGTATTCACAACTGTATTGAGCTAAAATTGCCTACGCACAAAAAAAAGAGTAACGGGCCGAATACGGAACCTTGCGGGATCCATCATAGATATGTTATATAGTATGTcttttaaaactgaaacttaatGGGAAAAGTACAAATGTAACCGGCAACACATTTAACACACATCTGAGCAGAGAGCAGCTGTAGCTGCATAGATCACAAGCCCCCAGCAGCCCATCTGTACACCTTTATTGTAGTCATGAGAGGCGGTGGAGTTAGCAGCAGCCTGGTTTGGAAAAACACAACATCAACAGAGTTGATTAAGTATAAGTCAGAATCCATCAATACTTGGGAAATGGCTGCATTATGTATCTTTTATAACATTTGTGAATACATGTGACAGTAAAGTAACTTTAAATTTAGCCACGTGTTTGGTAGATAACAGTCTATTGGCGCTTTCCATTCCATAGTACCCCActgtttggtttgggtcaggtcgggttggctcacctcactttggcttggttagcttttccatcgagtttagtaacacttcgtcgtgggaggaattataggcgcgtcgttatatttgtgctgcctactgctgtgacatcatacaagtaagagcgttgttgtacattcccatacattgatttatttctcagtctgccacaaaattaaaattgaccacaacaaatagatgtttgcacatcacgtTAATCACTagtacctctgtctcacatgacagtttctatacaaacacccgtggtgtcagtcgacgcgctccgctgagcctcatttaagttgcatttaagcatatatgcggacgtgctcgtcgcgaatctgtcaccacaaactgcaagtctggaaaaaactgtaatggtgttcctgattctcaacctgtggatgtttttcatcactaAAAGGGAGTTCGGGAatttacagcaaagcacagttGACAACacgtttactcgagacagcgcaagctagcatgaaggtaaagctaatcttttacattatagcgatgacgctggtagtgacgattctcagTGATCTACAgcgttttcgcgtcacgttttggtatcaactcgggtcgcttggaaccccagccgaggtggtactaaaacaAGTATCGGGTACAACGTACTttacccagtggaaaagccccaaaagtaagctgacccgaaccaaaccatggggtactatgcgtCATATGTGTTGCCATTTTcatgccaccagttgggcttacaaaagtaaaaataacaatctcacaattaattttttttaaattattgaatTGCTTATAAATCTGGATATATCTTACAGTTGGGTCTCCTTCATAGATAACTTGTCCCATGAAGTCAGTGAAAAACACAGCCTGTGCGATCATGGAGAACCAGGTGAGAAGGTGACATACGCACAGACGCCAAAGCTGTGGAGGCATCTTCAGCATGGACAACCACAACAGTTTGACAGTCGTACCATCATCTTCATCCTCGCTTTCCTCATCTTCTTCAATTCTGCGTGATGTGGCGATGCCCCTCGGTTGCAGTTTACGCCTCCCGTGCCGCTTTACTACTTTATCGAGATCATTCAGGCTCTGTGACGATTTGATTGGTCCACCCATGTGGGCGTGGCGACGCCGCCACTGAAAGCCTCCACGTCTATGATAAGAGAAGGTGAAAGATGGCTGGCGGTAGAAGGAAGGGTGGCGGCAACGCACTGCAGCACTTGCACCGTAATGACGTAAACCGACTTTGCCTGCCTGACTGGCACCTGCAATTGTTGTTCGGTTTCCATTTCCAGTATGGGTTACTCTAGAAAGACTTTTGCCATTGCTACCATGCTTATCAAAGTGGTGGTCACTGCATTGAACAAACTGGCTAGTGTTTTGTTGGCAGTCTGATGCTGCTACATCCTCTCGGGGAACCCAAAAGTCCTGATACAGACCTGGTTCAATGTCATTTAGGAACTGGCCTTCGAGGTCCAAGTCTAAGTCTGCATCAAGCTTAATGGTAGCATCTGGCATTGCTAGAATCGAATCACTTTTACTTCGCACTAAGTCTATGTTGAAAAAGTCTTCTGGAATTTCTTGGTCTGACCGATCGTCCTCATTGGTTGAAAATGGCTCCTCTTCAGGAATGAGTTCTAGCTGAGGAAAGAGGCGAGCGGATGCAAAGCTGCCACAGGGCTTAATAGAAGGCATCTCGTCTTCATCGTCATCCTTCAGTTCCTCTTGCTGGGCGGGGTTGTATAGATGCTCATTGATGCTGAACATATGAAGCGTTGTGGAAATGATAAAGATGATGGCTGCAAAGAAAAAGAGGACCTGCTCTTGGGCCTTGAAAGCTTGAACCAGTAAGGTATTGGTCCAGTCCAACCCTCCAAACATGTAACCTACAGCACCTCCTAGACCTAAAAGACAGGCAGATATAAGAACAAAATGCATGATATCACTTTTAATGAGATTGTATGAAAAAGAGAGACTTTCTACTAAATGGATAGTAGATAGCAAATTGTCATTTCATTATCAATTTTTCTCCAGCATCAGGCAAAGTACCGGCTGAGAAAGCGTGGATGTTTAGAGCCATATCCTGTTCATCAGTATCAGCCACATCGAGAAGGTAAGCTCTTATTGGTCCATCTAAAGCATCAGCACAGAAATCCAGAATCACCACACCAACCACAGTCAGTACAATCCCAATAGTTCGATTGCTGGGGACGTCACCCACTGACAAACCtggataaaaaacatttaaaacaaactgtaagaccaaataataataaaaaaaaataaaaataattccttacatttatatagcgcttttttcagtactcaaagcgctttacatatgaacgggggaatctcctcaaccaccaccaatgtgcagcatccacctggatgatgcgacggcagccatattgcgccagaacgcccaccactcACCAGCTTATTCGTGGAGAGGAGAtggagtgatatagccaattagtatgagggatgatggGCCAATGGGCAAGTGGCCAgaatgccggggcacacccctactctttttcgaaggacatcctgggatttttaatgaccacagagagtcaggacctcggtttaacgtctcatccgaaggacggtgctttttgacagtatagtgtccccatcactatactggggtgttaggacccacacagaccacagggtgagcaccccctgctggtctcactaacaccactaccagcagcaacctggttttcccaggtggtctcccatccaagtactgaccaggctcagccctgcttagcttcagtgggcaagctgtcttgggctacagggtgatatggctgctggtttgatatataatatacaagcatttattaaaaaagcGAATTAGACATAATTGTTCACTATACAAAAGGTGATATAGAGACAAATACATATATTTCATGTAAATTTGGCATGCAACACTGTATGGATTTGTGCTTGAACTAGTAAACGGTTTCAAAATCACCTATTAGCGATCCATTGAGAAATAATGCCAGTCCAATCAACAATCCCACACATAGAGCCAAAATAAAAGGCCTTCTCCTTCCCCATTTTAAAGTGCAACGATCACTTGCTGAGCCAATCACGGGCGTGAAAATTAAACCCAAGATCGGGCTGAGAAACCAGGTCAAGCTGTAGTACTGCTCCGGGAGACCTGCAAAGACAaagagtgttaaaaaaatacatttgtagaTATTCAGGAAACATGCTCCCGTATCAGTTTCTCTAAAAAACAATGCcttagctgttttttttttttttgaaaatatgccttTAGAAGTCCAGCCCATTTCCAATTTACCCAACAGTGTATTTCAACAAGTTCGGTTGACAGTTATCACGGTTGATTAAATGAGACCGCAATGGCCCACCAATATGACCTCCAAAGGACGCAACCTTTGAAATGAGCTACAGATTGCATTATAAAAATCCACACGAGTGGGTTTCTAATTTGCACACAACTTAAAGCATTGCAAACGTAAAAATTAGCAGATAAACGTATGCTTTCCTTGTCAGTTGTGCTCCTGTATATATCTGGCAACCCGTGAGAGGAGGCAGGATAAAACATCtccaatatttaaaatttagaCTGGGGTATAGCACTACTAGAAGTCAATGTTACATACAGTACAGCTCCTTTAAGATATAAGACGTATTATGCATGaatgaaatatgtctgcagttCATTAACCCAGAATTTACAACACCATAAACCTTTCATGTAGAGATCTAAGCTTTATAGTAATGAAGCAATACCATATTCTAATCTCATTTCCTATTCTTATTAGATTACGGATCATAAACTAAATTTAAATTGATAACATGCCAACCACCTTGTATAAATATGTTACTGTTTAGATTACTTTTGGAGACCCcatgaaaaacaaataaatggcAATTTACAAATAACCAAATCTATTTGCTGATGTGCAACACTGCTGAGATACACTTCTGTACCTTTCTAAAATGCAAATCTGAGGTTAGTTACACATGTCCAGTAaagattaatattattttagtaTTTCCGAGGCCCCAAACATAAAAACAGATAAGGGTTAAACATTTCCTAGCCTTGCATTTAGAACTCGTGTTAGAAATGATGACATAACAAAAACGCATGATTACTCAAGGGAAACTGTAATGTTGGTCAGACTTCTCTTTTCTTTCAAAAGGTTTTAGATTGTCCAAATGTGTGAGAGCAGTACAGGTCATGCACGTGGTTAGATGCTGACTGCGAATGGGAGAACCGAAAATGCAAACATGTCAAATTCCCAAATCATAACCCATGTGTGGAAAAACCTTAAAAGACTAACGTCCATCTAACCAAATGCAATTAAACACATTTGAGCTCTACAGAACATCCTCTGACATTATCAGCCTGTCTTTGTTGTAGGCAATAAAACTTAAAAGCCTTAAGAGACATAACTTTAAATGCAATGCGTTTTCAGAAAACCATCTCTTTTATGTTTACCAGGACATAATGATTAACTCTATAAAGAATGGTCGAtcgtattaaagggatagttcacccaaaaattctctcataattgacttgtttttacaaacctgtataaatttctaaGATCCACctgaatgaagatattttaaggaatgttggCAACCAAACCGTTTATAAGCCCCATGATAggtttggttataaacattcCTGAAAATATATTCGTGTTAATCAGAACAAATcaattaatacaggtttgtgaCCACATGAGAgtgaaaaaatgacagaataattttttgaactatccctttaaactatTTAgagtttattttacatatttaaattatgcaaaGATTTTATGGACCGAACATATAACGCCTATACATGAACAGTTAAGGACGTTTTAAGGGACACTATTAAAATAATGGTTAATAGAGTAATTTGAGCTATATTATGCTTAATCATGGAAACTggctttttaaagtttattggatgatattaaatatattttctgccATTAAAGCTATTAAAATTGCTTTTGCTATTTAATGGTCTGAGAAAGTGCTTTCAAATGAAAACTTTTGTTAAATTAACCCTGTGATTACCCTGCATGACAGAAAAAGAAACGTGCACTTACACATTCCCTGCATTCCATGCCAATGCTTCCGCATCCATTTTTGCAGGCAACCATGGGAACAAACATTCCTTCACCTTACTACTATTACACACGGTTGGCATTGTCACAGCAGAGAACTGTTACCAAATCCAAAGGAATGTACTTAGTCAATGATTATTAAAAGACTTTAAGCCTGGATTTAATTACAAACGCTATCGCACATTAACCCTCTATCTACAGAAAGTGCAGAACTGAGAATGCAAAAATTCAACTTCACCAAAACGGTTTAAAAAGATTGTTAATGTCTGGATAATGTCAGCTGATTACTAACCTAGCTGCAGCAGCACAGGTGTCACCAGTGCTGTTTCCATGGCATAGCAGAACTCTCTCCCAAACATGATGGCACCGTGCATGATCCATAACCGCTTTGAGATGTGGTTCACAGAATCTTCACTGGACGACTCGTCTGACATCTCCTCttccctttctctctctgcaTCCGGATCCTTACCCGACATTATTGCTATCTCCAGCACCGGAACGGACTCCGAAACAGCCGTTTTAGGTGCCATACCGGCCTGCATATGCGAAGCTGACGTGGGGTTTTGATCCAAGATTGGTTCCTGTTTTACTTACCAACTCCTTCTCACAAGTCCAAACTCCTTTTATCTGCTTATACCCTTCAAGCCTATCTTTCATAATCACCAGCAGGTTTTGATTAAAAGGACACTAACCCATAGTCAAAAAAGCGGTCATGTTGTTCCTTATATTTCCGTGACTGATTTACCAACCCTTGTAATGAACACAAATCCATATAGAGTTTTGTTGGTGTAAATCACAAGTCATGTTTTCTTGAAGGAAAAAAAGGAAAGCGGAAAAGGCACGGAGAGCAGAACAGGTGGATGTTCCTTCGTGTGCCTCCATCGATTTACTTATTAATCTAGATGAGAGAATAAGAGAAAAATAAGAGATACTGACAGAAATCTTGGCAATAACAACTGATACGGAGAAAGATCAAGGCAGTGGAAAATCTGGGAAAAATCTTGGCATTCCTAACCATAAATATAGTTTTGCTGAAGCACGACTTATATGGCATATCTGCAATCGCTGAAGAGAAAAAATAGTGTCTGTCTAAACAAATAGaaaacatataataataataataattagagGGTATTTAAAAGCTTTAATAAAGGATTAAATACGTAAACATGACATGAATAGGCCTACATCTTCTATTATAGTAACGATAAACTATACAGTTACTTCCAGGAGT from Misgurnus anguillicaudatus chromosome 10, ASM2758022v2, whole genome shotgun sequence encodes the following:
- the slc45a4b gene encoding solute carrier family 45 member 4; amino-acid sequence: MQAGMAPKTAVSESVPVLEIAIMSGKDPDAEREREEEMSDESSSEDSVNHISKRLWIMHGAIMFGREFCYAMETALVTPVLLQLGLPEQYYSLTWFLSPILGLIFTPVIGSASDRCTLKWGRRRPFILALCVGLLIGLALFLNGSLIGLSVGDVPSNRTIGIVLTVVGVVILDFCADALDGPIRAYLLDVADTDEQDMALNIHAFSAGLGGAVGYMFGGLDWTNTLLVQAFKAQEQVLFFFAAIIFIISTTLHMFSINEHLYNPAQQEELKDDDEDEMPSIKPCGSFASARLFPQLELIPEEEPFSTNEDDRSDQEIPEDFFNIDLVRSKSDSILAMPDATIKLDADLDLDLEGQFLNDIEPGLYQDFWVPREDVAASDCQQNTSQFVQCSDHHFDKHGSNGKSLSRVTHTGNGNRTTIAGASQAGKVGLRHYGASAAVRCRHPSFYRQPSFTFSYHRRGGFQWRRRHAHMGGPIKSSQSLNDLDKVVKRHGRRKLQPRGIATSRRIEEDEESEDEDDGTTVKLLWLSMLKMPPQLWRLCVCHLLTWFSMIAQAVFFTDFMGQVIYEGDPTAAANSTASHDYNKGVQMGCWGLVIYAATAALCSDVLQRILDRYDLSTKIIYMLGTLGFAVGTATMAIFPNVYVAMVMISTMGMIVMSMSYCPYSLLGQYHEIKEYVHHSPGNSRRGFGIDCAILTCQVYIAQISVASALGSVVDAVGSVRVIPMVASGGSFLAFIAAAFLVIYPDTDEDDDDEDEQGPSSIKSNTGSSNGTEKMSTLKSTPRNGAGNPEVESSV